The genomic region GAATGAAATGAGATGGCAGTTACGAAGCTAGGCGATAGCACGCCTCGTCTTGAAGATTGCGAACCCAATATCATTTCATCATCTCCAGCATCGTCGCACTCATGGTGAAACCGTTGAGGATGAAGTGAACCGTAATCGACGGAATCAACGAGCCCGTTTGACGGTACAGGTACCCGAGCCCCAACGACAAAAAGAACAACGGAATCGGAGCCAACCCCTGGCCCCAGTGCGCCAACGCAAACAGCAAACTCGCCAAAAACATTGGCCAGATCGCAGTCGGCGTCCAGTCCGACCGGGTGCCCAAACTTGCCGCCGTGTTGCCCGCGTCGGACGACTGGACGTTTGCGGAATCCAACGACTCGGCCGCCCCCTTGCCGGCAAAATCATCGCCAACAACCGAAGCTTGATATGGATTTCCCGTCTCCACCACTTCCGCCACGATGACGTCATCCGAGACAAATGCTGAGCCCGTTGTCGAAACCGGAACCGGTCGCCCCAACCAACGCCGAGCGTCCCCCGGCGCGTCCGCTAACCGCTGTAGTCCACCTTGCAACAAACCGCGAAACCAGAACTCTTCGACAATCGGAGTCACGATCGCGGTGGTGAAAAACAAGGCGGCGAAAATGGCATAGTCCGGACCCTGACTGGGGTCTTCTGGCTTCAACGCATCCAGCACCGGATGCGAGTATTCCTGGAGCGCCGACACTGCCCCCATCATCAACATCGTCGGCGGCAGAATCAGCCAAGCCGCAACCACGCCCAACGAGATGTCGCCTCGTCGTAAACGCCAACCAAACCCCGGACGGGCATGCGGCACCGGATGCAGCGAGTCAGCTTGCTGCGATACCGATTGATCCGTGATCGATGAGTGACCTGCGTCCGACGCGTTGGATTCAAGCGCACCCTCACACTCACCCAGCACACCGGTAATCGAACCACCACCAGACGGACCGTTGGCAACAGGAACTTTGGGCCGCAACGGCAACGCGATCAGAATCGTTGAAACGGTTGCCGCCAACATCGCGATCGAGCTAATCAACAATTGAGCGACACTGATGGGCGAGCCCTCTTCGGACAGGGCATCCAAATCGATCCAGCCCACCGCCGATGCGATCCCGCTCAAGATCACGCTGACCACGATCACGAAGCCATAAAACACCGCCGCATGAATCACGCTCCAGTACGGACGCGGACGCGGTCTCGGAATCACCAATGCCTGAGGACCAAACAGCCGCTTCCCCTGACGAAGCAACGACACCCACTTCCAAAGCGAACTGAGAAACGCACACAGGATCAGCAACGAAATCGTAGCGAGCATCCACTCAAAGACGCCCAGCTCTACCGATTCGGCGGTCGTTTCCATCAAGTCAATCTCGATCCGTTGGATGATTCTCTGTCGTTGGATTCTGCATCACTCGAGCCGCAATCAGGGTGTAGTCCACACCGGAATAAACCGTGATCCCGATTGCCGCCCACACCAATGCCGTCGTCGTTGGCCCCAGCCATTCTGGAACCGGGTCAATCACCAGCATCAACAAGACGGAAACCACGGCGGCACACTGCACCACCATCTTCCACTTGCCCAACCAACTCGCCGAAAAGTCGCCGCCCCCGCCTTCGATGATCCCACGCAAGCTGGTGACCAACAACTCGCGAGCCACCACGATCGTTGCCATCCAAGACGCCACCGGGCTATTTGGCAGTTCCACCAACGCGATGAACGAACCGCAAATGATGATCTTGTCGACAAACGGATCAAAAATCCGGCCCAGCTTGGTGACTTGCCCGTACTTGCGAGCCCAATAGCCGTCCATCCAGTCCGTCGAAACCGCGACTAGAAACGTGATCAGCGCCGCCAACGGCATCCCCATCGGGATCAACGCCATGACCGCGATCGCTAACGCGAATCGAACCGATGTCAACGCATTGGGCACGTTGTAAATCGAAGGACCTGGCATAGAAATTCCGAAACTAAGCAAACTAGAAACTTGCGAGCGAACACGCTCGACTGAGATAAAGTCGTCGAAAAAATGCAACAGCGTGTCAAAGTTACGGCACCGAACTCAGCCCAACTCGCAGCCGATCATTCATGCCGATTGCGAGACAACTTATCTCACCAGGGCCACAACGCCAACCGACGGTCATTTCCGCCAATAACGCTCACCCGCTCAAAATTCTTCCGCACCCGCTGACGGCCGTCGCCCCAGCAATCGCACCGAGATCACCAAACCCACCATCCCGGCCAGGAAACAAACCCCGACTGGCACCCCAAATCCCACCGGCACCGTTCCCGTCACCACGCATACCGCCGCGGCCAGCATTGCGTAGGGCATCTGCGTGCTCACGTGAGTGACATGGTCACACCCGCACGCCCGGCTCGAAAGCACGGTCGTGTCGGAAATGGGCGAACAGTGATCGCCAAAAATGGCCCCAGCCAAAACGCTGCCAAACGTCGCCAAAGCGATCGGCGTCGCCTCACCCGCGGCCGCCAAACCCTCTTGGCTGACCTGCATATCAAGCACCAGGCTGACCGCGATCGGCGTCAAAATTGCCATCGTGCCCCAACTCGTCCCCGTCGAAAACGCAATCACCCCGCCCAACAAAAACACACACGTCGGCAACCACCGCACGTCCAGCCGATCAGTCAACACGCTCGACAAAAACCCGCCCGTGTCCAACTGCTCCGTCATCCCCGACAGCGCCCACGCCAACCAAAGCACTCCCATCGCCGGCAACATCTGCTGCAGCCCGTTGAACACCCCCTGGAACACGCGCACCCGGCGAGCGGCCGTTCCCCAATCCGCCAACATCAATGCCACCACCAACCCGGCACCGCCGCCGGCCACCAATGCCCAGTAGGAATCACCCGACCCCAGCAAATTTCCCGCATCGTAAACAAGCCCCCAAAACGTCCATCCGCTGCCGTCCACACGATCACTCAGGCTGCGAAGATTCTCCGCCCCCACCTCACTCCAACCTGTCGTCACCAAAACCCCAATCAATACCAACAAACAAACCAAGATTGGAGCAAACGCGATTGCGAACACCTGAACACCGCCGCGACTCCACCGATCCACGCCGCCACCATTATCACGCCCGCCTGCTCGCTCTTCTTTACTCGAATCGCCTAAATCACCCTGCGAATCATTTTGCGAGTCACGCATTTTTTCTAACGCGGCAAGTTCTTCTCGTCGCATGGGACCAAAATCTCGTCCCGTCAACGCGATGATGAACACCAAGCCGATCGCCAGCCAAGGATAAAAACGATAGGCAACGCTCTGCACAAAGAACTCAAATGCATTGATCGAGCCCGCCAAATCCGACGCCGCGATCCCCGCTTCCAAATAACTCAACTCCGTCGCCACCCACGTGCTCACGATCGCCAACCCCGCAACCGGGGCCGCGGTCGAATCCACCAAATAGGCCAGCTTCGCTCTCGAAATCCCATAGCGATCGGCCGTCGACTGCATCGTGCCACCCACCAGCAACGTGTTGGCATAGTCGTCAAAGAACACCACCAACCCCATCACCGCAATGATCGTCTGACCGCCGCGAGAATCCGAAACCCGGCCCGCCAAACGCAGCATCGAGGCTCGCATCGCCCCGGTGATCTCCAACACGCCCACCATCGCGCCCAACAACATTGTGAAGGCGAACACCATTAAATGGCTGTGATCCGAAACCGAGGTCCAAATGGCATTCATGAACACCCCCATCGAGTCAGGCAAAAACCATAACGCACGACTCCCCCAGCCCTCGGCACCGCCGTCCGATGCACTCCCACCGACCGCCAAGATCATTGCCCCGCACAACCCCCCCGCCGCCAACGAGACCAGCACTCGGCGAGTGACAAACGCCAAAACGATCGCGACCAATGGCGGCAACAAACTCAGCCATCCGTATTGTTCCATTCCCACTACCCCTGCGACTAACAATCGTGAAAGCGATATCGAGACACACGGTTTCGTGCGAAAGCATCGATATCTTGGTCCGCCTTCGTTACCATAGGCGTTTCCGACTTTGATCGCACGCTCCCCCCCACCACTGCCATCCCCGCGGCTAGGAACAACTCGTTTTGTCTTCCCCCCTCGACCCCGCCCTGCTCCAACGACTCAGCCCCGAACCAGCCAAGCGAATTGACGAGGTGATCGGATATTTCCGTCGCGAAAAACGTCCGGTCGAACTCTTCGAAGCCCTAAAGATGAAGAGCCGCCTCGCTCATCAACTGCCCATGATCGCGGCCCCCGACGTCAGCCTCGAAGCCGAAACCCAAGGCGACGTCCTCATCCAGCGTCAATTGGAAGACGACCTCCTCGACGCCTGCCGCCAAGCCGGTGCCATGCTGA from Neorhodopirellula lusitana harbors:
- the pgsA gene encoding CDP-diacylglycerol--glycerol-3-phosphate 3-phosphatidyltransferase translates to MPGPSIYNVPNALTSVRFALAIAVMALIPMGMPLAALITFLVAVSTDWMDGYWARKYGQVTKLGRIFDPFVDKIIICGSFIALVELPNSPVASWMATIVVARELLVTSLRGIIEGGGGDFSASWLGKWKMVVQCAAVVSVLLMLVIDPVPEWLGPTTTALVWAAIGITVYSGVDYTLIAARVMQNPTTENHPTDRD
- a CDS encoding CPBP family glutamic-type intramembrane protease, translated to METTAESVELGVFEWMLATISLLILCAFLSSLWKWVSLLRQGKRLFGPQALVIPRPRPRPYWSVIHAAVFYGFVIVVSVILSGIASAVGWIDLDALSEEGSPISVAQLLISSIAMLAATVSTILIALPLRPKVPVANGPSGGGSITGVLGECEGALESNASDAGHSSITDQSVSQQADSLHPVPHARPGFGWRLRRGDISLGVVAAWLILPPTMLMMGAVSALQEYSHPVLDALKPEDPSQGPDYAIFAALFFTTAIVTPIVEEFWFRGLLQGGLQRLADAPGDARRWLGRPVPVSTTGSAFVSDDVIVAEVVETGNPYQASVVGDDFAGKGAAESLDSANVQSSDAGNTAASLGTRSDWTPTAIWPMFLASLLFALAHWGQGLAPIPLFFLSLGLGYLYRQTGSLIPSITVHFILNGFTMSATMLEMMK
- a CDS encoding Na+/H+ antiporter NhaC family protein; the encoded protein is MEQYGWLSLLPPLVAIVLAFVTRRVLVSLAAGGLCGAMILAVGGSASDGGAEGWGSRALWFLPDSMGVFMNAIWTSVSDHSHLMVFAFTMLLGAMVGVLEITGAMRASMLRLAGRVSDSRGGQTIIAVMGLVVFFDDYANTLLVGGTMQSTADRYGISRAKLAYLVDSTAAPVAGLAIVSTWVATELSYLEAGIAASDLAGSINAFEFFVQSVAYRFYPWLAIGLVFIIALTGRDFGPMRREELAALEKMRDSQNDSQGDLGDSSKEERAGGRDNGGGVDRWSRGGVQVFAIAFAPILVCLLVLIGVLVTTGWSEVGAENLRSLSDRVDGSGWTFWGLVYDAGNLLGSGDSYWALVAGGGAGLVVALMLADWGTAARRVRVFQGVFNGLQQMLPAMGVLWLAWALSGMTEQLDTGGFLSSVLTDRLDVRWLPTCVFLLGGVIAFSTGTSWGTMAILTPIAVSLVLDMQVSQEGLAAAGEATPIALATFGSVLAGAIFGDHCSPISDTTVLSSRACGCDHVTHVSTQMPYAMLAAAVCVVTGTVPVGFGVPVGVCFLAGMVGLVISVRLLGRRPSAGAEEF